One window of Lytechinus variegatus isolate NC3 chromosome 2, Lvar_3.0, whole genome shotgun sequence genomic DNA carries:
- the LOC121407267 gene encoding uncharacterized protein LOC121407267 has protein sequence MASSVKSSPLLGRNIKQEAVVHVICKSPPRELSASSDSSFVPPVAGKEVVIVTEDMPSTSNSPSGQETGQSKNMCPDSTGIDSVKDDRKAGGGKVGSGSKKKMCEKDSEEYKRRRERNNEAVRKSRLKSRQKASETEMRVTELKKENADLEQRVTLLHKELELLKDLFLTHANELPDPSTTFGLFSANPNLGSSSPNPALSRVVLKTDTVTVSLSCKNVPESITTTT, from the coding sequence ATGGCATCATCAGTTAAGTCCTCTCCATTGCTTGGACGCAACATCAAGCAAGAGGCTGTTGTACATGTGATCTGCAAGTCTCCACCCAGAGAATTGTCAGCAAGTAGCGACTCCTCATTTGTACCACCTGTAGCAGGCAAAGAGGTAGTTATTGTCACTGAAGACATGCCATCGACGAGCAACTCACCATCAGGACAGGAGACTGGCCAATCAAAAAACATGTGTCCTGACTCTACGGGCATCGACTCGGTCAAAGATGATCGCAAGGCTGGCGGCGGGAAGGTAGGAAGCGGTTCCAAGAAGAAGATGTGCGAGAAGGACAGCGAGGAGTACAAGCGCCGCAGGGAGCGCAACAATGAGGCAGTGCGGAAAAGTCGGCTGAAGAGCCGGCAGAAGGCCAGCGAGACGGAGATGCGGGTGACGGAGCTGAAGAAGGAGAATGCAGACCTGGAGCAGAGGGTCACCTTGCTCCACAAGGAGCTGGAGCTACTGAAGGACCTGTTCCTGACTCATGCTAATGAGCTCCCAGATCCTAGTACCACCTTTGGGCTCTTCAGTGCTAACCCAAACCTGGGATCTAGTTCTCCTAACCCAGCCCTCTCTCGTGTTGTCCTTAAAACTGATACTGTGACTGTGTCCTTGTCCTGTAAGAATGTCCCAGAGAGCATCACTACCACAACATGA
- the LOC121407265 gene encoding cilia- and flagella-associated protein 20-like, protein MFKNTFQSGFLSILYSIGSKPLQIWDKKVRNGHIKRITDNDIQSLVLEIVGTNVSTTLIECPSDAKKTLGIKLPFLVMIIKNLKKYFTFEVQVLDDKNVRRRFRASNYQSTTRVKPFICTMPMRLDDGWNQIQFNLSDFTRRAYGTNYIETIRVNIHANCRIRRVYFSDRLYSEDELPAEFKLYLPIQKGMATKN, encoded by the exons ATGTTCAAAAATACATTCCAGAGTGGATTTTTGTCCATATTATACAGCATAGGCAGTAAACCGTTGCAGATATGGGATAAAAAG gtgAGGAATGGCCATATCAAAAGAATCACAGACAATGACATCCAGTCACTTGTACTGGAAATTGTAGGAACAAATGTCag CACAACTTTGATTGAATGTCCATCTGATGCAAAAAAGACCCTTGGTATCAAGCTCCCATTTTTAGTCATGATCATCAAGAATCTCAAGAAGTACTTCACATTTGAGGTTCAGGTGCTAGACGATAAGAACGTCAGGAGACGTTTCAGGGCGAGCAACTACCAGAGTACGACACGTGTCAAGCCTTTCATCTGCACAATGCCCATGAGACTAGATGACGGCTGGAATCAAATTCAG TTCAACTTGTCAGATTTCACAAGGAGAGCATATGGAACGAACTACATTGAGACCATTAGAGTAAAT ATCCATGCCAACTGTCGTATCCGAAGAGTATACTTCTCTGATAGACTGTACTCAGAAGACGAATTGCCTGCTGAATTCAAACTCTATTTGCCCATTCAAAAGGGTATGGCAACCAAGAATTAG
- the LOC121407266 gene encoding cilia- and flagella-associated protein 20, whose amino-acid sequence MFKNTFQSGFLSILYSIGSKPLQIWDKKVRNGHIKRITDNDIQSLVLEIVGTNVSTTFITCPSEPRKTLGIKLPFLVMIIKNLKKYFTFEVQVLDDKNVRRRFRASNYQSTTRVKPFICTMPMRLDDGWNQIQFNLSDFTRRAYGTNYIETLRVQIHANCRIRRVYFSDRLYSEDELPAEFKLYLPVQKGANPRS is encoded by the exons ATGTTCAAAAATACGTTTCAAAGTGGATTCCTGTCGATTCTATACAGCATCGGCAGCAAACCCCTTCAGATCTGGGATAAGAAG GTCAGAAATGGGCACATAAAACGAATAACTGATAACGACATCCAATCATTAGTTCTTGAAATAGTCGGCACAAATGTTAGTACCACATTCATCACATGTCCTTCAGAACCAAGGAAGACCCTTGGTATCAAGCTCCCATTTTTAGTCATGATCATCAAGAATCTCAAGAAGTACTTCACGTTTGAGGTCCAGGTTCTAGACGATAAGAATGTCAGGAGACGTTTCAGGGCGAGCAACTACCAGAGTACGACGCGTGTCAAGCCTTTCATCTGCACAATGCCTATGAGACTAGATGACGGCTGGAATCAAATTCAG TTTAATCTATCAGATTTCACAAGGAGAGCATATGGAACAAACTATATTGAGACATTGCGAGTTCAG ATCCATGCTAACTGCCGAATCCGACGAGTATACTTCTCCGACAGACTGTATTCAGAAGACGAACTACCTGCAGAATTCAAACTTTACTTGCCTGTTCAGAAGGGTGCCAACCCAAGGAGTTAA